The Solea solea chromosome 19, fSolSol10.1, whole genome shotgun sequence genome has a window encoding:
- the LOC131446169 gene encoding PH and SEC7 domain-containing protein 4 isoform X1: MEDENTCSSTLHSSDSVLQPLQQESCTSTDHQHINGEQEAIVLDRTEVEIKRAYRTDELNLSSNKGQDTPEETEPWEQMMWSVRPMSCAGAPLSFATVQWDMPGPFTEEPSLMTDRSLANELDSGVMTNVNGSSPSPHQSEEDNAELLIKEEKGEQDEFASLLLNSDLEWTGNNSEPCDAVDLQEPVTQEQEDSAHELVYGNNDIPRMTDSLEKEEYSVTLAPVETVDLIDTLEENEGSEDEVDGLEDLKHEEEQQDPGFLLTGPEDSEDQEASSNGVETEEEEEEQSVTHLLNAANGEEAKTVSCVNNVEVSVEPLQTDDTVLNLNPDKLQQSEVVEESGHSGSEEDIEILEPLAEGQTQETGMCQHVDHHLEPGQQEAVDNNEELSIQAANAERVTSSEETLELAEKLEEKRKDCDQTISEEREAFPQLEQSKCEQLEMTKDPELIQAEIPHQIEEEHLENSDELQQLEESPEMDLTKQSSAEQAICVEDTQQQSEQPRLTTDLPQPSLCEQLVQPENSDESEISEQLCAEGEVTQQTAEAEGKQVDSQAETLHQAEEARAPEDGDKQTVTANGGQQHKLPVTAIPHMNGGEVDKEMASRLAERLFKLDGIPRVDVVKHLDKDNDFSHVVGEEYLKFFDFTGQTLDQALRSFLKVVVLIGESQERERVLQHFACRFHQCNPDSFSSTGAVLALTCALMLLNTDLHGQHVGKSMSSSKFVSNLDGMNECENFSKDLLKSLYNSIKSEPLEWAVDEEELKSSVLLEEDAGDEAPLHLKANPFQDVPHDKKASVVKEGFLQRKLHADIDGKRTPWGKRSWKTFYGVLRGMVLYLQKNEYRREQQTYEEVVSVHHSLAEPAAGYTKKPHVFRLQTADWRVFLFQASSKVEMKSWINRFNLVSALQSSPPFPAAVGSQRKFFRPILPASLSAHTLERQLQSHTGMLESFKADLLHLHENPPEGRKAKAKELEEHRIRFEYLQYEVSRYEIYIQVLEGWKTLEETDNNVLNNAELLQFDKAMCVGSVEEEEEGGLKKSYSSPSLEVELAPPTVIKVRRNISERRTYRRTLVPRIKNKEI, encoded by the exons ATGGAGGACGAAAACACCTGCTCCTCAACGCTACATAGTTCTGATTCAGTTCTTCAGCCACTCCAACAAGAATCATGCACCTCTACAGACCATCAACACATCAATGGTGAACAGGAGGCCATTGTTTTGGACAGGACAGAGGTGGAAATAAAACGGGCATATAGGACAGATGAACTCAATCTGTCCTCAAATAAGGGACAAGACACACCTGAGGAGACAGAACCATGGGAGCAAATGATGTGGTCGGTACGCCCCATGAGCTGTGCTGGTGCACCACTTTCTTTTGCCACAGTACAGTGGGACATGCCTGGTCCTTTTACAGAGGAGCCCTCACTCATGACTGACAGAAGCTTGGCCAATGAGCTGGACTCTGGTGTTATGACGAATGTAAACGGCTCCTCCCCGTCACCTCACCAATCTGAAGAAGATAATGCTGAGCTTCTTATAAAGGAGGAGAAAGGGGAACAAGATGAGTTTGCCTCACTGCTCTTGAACTCTGATCTAGAGTGGACCGGAAACAATTCAGAG CCATGTGATGCTGTAGATTTGCAAGAGCCAGTgacacaggaacaggaagatTCAGCACATGAGCTGGTCTACGGTAATAATG ATATTCCACGCATGACAGACTCattagaaaaagaagaatacTCCGTAACCTTAGCTCCTGTTGAAACAGTGGACCTAATCGATACTCTCGAGGAGAATGAAGGCTCAGAAGATGAAGTGGACGGTCTCgaagatttaaaacatgaagagGAACAACAGGACCCTGGCTTTCTGCTGACTGGACCTGAAGACTCGGAGGATCAAGAGGCTTCATCCAATGGTGTAGaaactgaggaagaggaagaggagcagagtgTTACACATTTGTTAAATGCTGCCAACGGTGAAGAAGCAAAAACTGTCAGTTGTGTGAATAATGT GGAGGTTTCTGTAGAGCCACTACAAACTGATGATACTGTACTAAACCTAAACCCAGATAAGCTGCAACAGTCGGAGGTTGTGGAAGAAAGTGGACACTCAGGAAGTGAAGAGGACATAGAGATACTGGAACCATTAGCTGAAGGTCAGACTCAAGAGACAGGAATGTGTCAACATGTAGATCATCACCTGGAACCAGGGCAGCAAGAGGCTGTGGACAATAATGAAGAATTGTCAATACAGGCAGCAAATGCAGAGAGGGTTACAAGCTCAGAAGAGACATTAGAGCTGGCTGAAAAactggaggagaaaaggaagGATTGTGATCAGACCAtttcagaggagagagaggcgtTTCCACAGCTGGAACAGTCTAAGTGTGAGCAGCTGGAAATGACCAAAGATCCTGAGCTGATCCAAGCAGAGATTCCACACCAGATTGAGGAGGAGCACCTTGAAAACTCTGACGAGCTACAACAGCTGGAGGAGTCACCAGAGATGGACCTAACAAAACAGTCAAGTGCAGAGCAGGCTATTTGTGTTGAAGATACTCAACAGCAGAGTGAGCAGCCACGGCTAACAACCGACCTGCCTCAGCCATCACTCTGCGAGCAGCTTGTGCAACCAGAGAATTCAGATGAGTCAGAAATAAGTGAGCAGCTGTGTGCCGAGGGTGAGGTCACGCAGCAGACGGCAGAGGCTGAGGGAAAGCAGGTGGACTCGCAGGCCGAGACGTTACATCAGGCTGAAGAAGCAAGAGCTCCCGAGgatggagacaaacaaactgTCACGGCAAATGGAGGGCAACAACACAAGCTTCCTGTGACAGCTATACCTCATATGAATGGAGGGGAGGTGGACAAAGAGATGGCCAGCCGCCTCGCTGAACGACTGTTCAAGTTGGATGGGATCCCACGTGTAGACGTGGTGAAGCACTTAGATAAAGA CAACGACTTCAGTCACGTTGTCGGAGAGGAGTACCTCAAATTCTTTGACTTCACCGGCCAAACGCTGGATCAGGCTCTGAG ATCTTTTCTGAAGGTTGTGGTGCTGATAGGAGAGAGTCAGGAAAGAGAGCGTGTGCTGCAGCATTTCGCCTGCCGCTTCCATCAGTGCAATCCTGactccttctcctccacag GAGCTGTGTTGGCTCTGACGTGTGCTTTGATGCTCCTCAACACTGACTTGCatggacag CACGTAGGAAAATCCATGTCCTCCTCCAAGTTTGTGTCCAACCTGGACgggatgaatgaatgtgaaaacTTCAGCAAGGATCTCCTGAAG AGTCTTTACAATTCCATTAAGAGTGAACCGCTGGAGTGGGCTGT TGATGAGGAGGAGCTCAAAAGCTCTGTGTTGCTGGAGGAAGACGCAGGAGACGAGGCACCGCTGCACTTAAAAGCCAACCCCTTCCAGGACGTTCCTCACGACAAAAAGGCCTCAGTGGTTAAAGAGGGATTCCTGCAGAGGAAGCTGCATGCTGACATCGACGGCAAACGCA CTCCGTGGGGTAAAAGAAGCTGGAAGACTTTCTATGGAGTTCTGAGGGGAATGGTTCTTTATTTACAGAAG AATGAGTACAGGAGAGAGCAGCAGACTTATGAGGAGGTGGTGAGCGTGCACCACTCTCTGGCCGAGCCGGCAGCCGGTTACACCAAAAAGCCGCACGTCTTCCGTTTGCAGACGGCTGACTGgcgggtttttctttttcaggccTC ATCCAAAGTGGAGATGAAGTCGTGGATCAACCGCTTCAACCTGGTTTCGGCTCTTCAGTCATCGCCTCCGTTCCCTGCTGCTGTCGGCTCACAGAGGAAGTTCTTCAGGCCCATTCTTCCTGCCTCGCTGTCGGCTCACACTCTG GAGCGACAGCTGCAGTCTCACACAGGAATGCTGGAGTCCTTTAAGGCGGACCTGTTGCACCTCCATGAAAACCCTCCAGAGGGCAGAAAAGCCAAAGCCAAGGAGTTGGAGGAGCATCGCATCCGATTTGAGTACCTGCAGTATGAG GTAAGTCGCTATGAGATCTACATCCAGGTACTGGAGGGCTGGAAGACGTTGGAGGAGACGGACAATAATGTGTTGAACAACGCAGAGCTGCTCCAGTTTGATAAAGCCATGTGTGTAGGCTCtgtagaggaggaagaggagggtgggCTGAAAAAGTCCTACTCCAGCCCGTCTCTGGAGGTGGAGCTTGCTCCTCCAACTGTGATCAAGGTCAGGCGCAATATCTCTGAAAGACGGACATATCGCAGGACACTCGTCCCtcgaataaagaataaagaaatctGA
- the LOC131446169 gene encoding PH and SEC7 domain-containing protein 4 isoform X2, whose protein sequence is MEDENTCSSTLHSSDSVLQPLQQESCTSTDHQHINGEQEAIVLDRTEVEIKRAYRTDELNLSSNKGQDTPEETEPWEQMMWSVRPMSCAGAPLSFATVQWDMPGPFTEEPSLMTDRSLANELDSGVMTNVNGSSPSPHQSEEDNAELLIKEEKGEQDEFASLLLNSDLEWTGNNSEPCDAVDLQEPVTQEQEDSAHELVYDIPRMTDSLEKEEYSVTLAPVETVDLIDTLEENEGSEDEVDGLEDLKHEEEQQDPGFLLTGPEDSEDQEASSNGVETEEEEEEQSVTHLLNAANGEEAKTVSCVNNVEVSVEPLQTDDTVLNLNPDKLQQSEVVEESGHSGSEEDIEILEPLAEGQTQETGMCQHVDHHLEPGQQEAVDNNEELSIQAANAERVTSSEETLELAEKLEEKRKDCDQTISEEREAFPQLEQSKCEQLEMTKDPELIQAEIPHQIEEEHLENSDELQQLEESPEMDLTKQSSAEQAICVEDTQQQSEQPRLTTDLPQPSLCEQLVQPENSDESEISEQLCAEGEVTQQTAEAEGKQVDSQAETLHQAEEARAPEDGDKQTVTANGGQQHKLPVTAIPHMNGGEVDKEMASRLAERLFKLDGIPRVDVVKHLDKDNDFSHVVGEEYLKFFDFTGQTLDQALRSFLKVVVLIGESQERERVLQHFACRFHQCNPDSFSSTGAVLALTCALMLLNTDLHGQHVGKSMSSSKFVSNLDGMNECENFSKDLLKSLYNSIKSEPLEWAVDEEELKSSVLLEEDAGDEAPLHLKANPFQDVPHDKKASVVKEGFLQRKLHADIDGKRTPWGKRSWKTFYGVLRGMVLYLQKNEYRREQQTYEEVVSVHHSLAEPAAGYTKKPHVFRLQTADWRVFLFQASSKVEMKSWINRFNLVSALQSSPPFPAAVGSQRKFFRPILPASLSAHTLERQLQSHTGMLESFKADLLHLHENPPEGRKAKAKELEEHRIRFEYLQYEVSRYEIYIQVLEGWKTLEETDNNVLNNAELLQFDKAMCVGSVEEEEEGGLKKSYSSPSLEVELAPPTVIKVRRNISERRTYRRTLVPRIKNKEI, encoded by the exons ATGGAGGACGAAAACACCTGCTCCTCAACGCTACATAGTTCTGATTCAGTTCTTCAGCCACTCCAACAAGAATCATGCACCTCTACAGACCATCAACACATCAATGGTGAACAGGAGGCCATTGTTTTGGACAGGACAGAGGTGGAAATAAAACGGGCATATAGGACAGATGAACTCAATCTGTCCTCAAATAAGGGACAAGACACACCTGAGGAGACAGAACCATGGGAGCAAATGATGTGGTCGGTACGCCCCATGAGCTGTGCTGGTGCACCACTTTCTTTTGCCACAGTACAGTGGGACATGCCTGGTCCTTTTACAGAGGAGCCCTCACTCATGACTGACAGAAGCTTGGCCAATGAGCTGGACTCTGGTGTTATGACGAATGTAAACGGCTCCTCCCCGTCACCTCACCAATCTGAAGAAGATAATGCTGAGCTTCTTATAAAGGAGGAGAAAGGGGAACAAGATGAGTTTGCCTCACTGCTCTTGAACTCTGATCTAGAGTGGACCGGAAACAATTCAGAG CCATGTGATGCTGTAGATTTGCAAGAGCCAGTgacacaggaacaggaagatTCAGCACATGAGCTGGTCTACG ATATTCCACGCATGACAGACTCattagaaaaagaagaatacTCCGTAACCTTAGCTCCTGTTGAAACAGTGGACCTAATCGATACTCTCGAGGAGAATGAAGGCTCAGAAGATGAAGTGGACGGTCTCgaagatttaaaacatgaagagGAACAACAGGACCCTGGCTTTCTGCTGACTGGACCTGAAGACTCGGAGGATCAAGAGGCTTCATCCAATGGTGTAGaaactgaggaagaggaagaggagcagagtgTTACACATTTGTTAAATGCTGCCAACGGTGAAGAAGCAAAAACTGTCAGTTGTGTGAATAATGT GGAGGTTTCTGTAGAGCCACTACAAACTGATGATACTGTACTAAACCTAAACCCAGATAAGCTGCAACAGTCGGAGGTTGTGGAAGAAAGTGGACACTCAGGAAGTGAAGAGGACATAGAGATACTGGAACCATTAGCTGAAGGTCAGACTCAAGAGACAGGAATGTGTCAACATGTAGATCATCACCTGGAACCAGGGCAGCAAGAGGCTGTGGACAATAATGAAGAATTGTCAATACAGGCAGCAAATGCAGAGAGGGTTACAAGCTCAGAAGAGACATTAGAGCTGGCTGAAAAactggaggagaaaaggaagGATTGTGATCAGACCAtttcagaggagagagaggcgtTTCCACAGCTGGAACAGTCTAAGTGTGAGCAGCTGGAAATGACCAAAGATCCTGAGCTGATCCAAGCAGAGATTCCACACCAGATTGAGGAGGAGCACCTTGAAAACTCTGACGAGCTACAACAGCTGGAGGAGTCACCAGAGATGGACCTAACAAAACAGTCAAGTGCAGAGCAGGCTATTTGTGTTGAAGATACTCAACAGCAGAGTGAGCAGCCACGGCTAACAACCGACCTGCCTCAGCCATCACTCTGCGAGCAGCTTGTGCAACCAGAGAATTCAGATGAGTCAGAAATAAGTGAGCAGCTGTGTGCCGAGGGTGAGGTCACGCAGCAGACGGCAGAGGCTGAGGGAAAGCAGGTGGACTCGCAGGCCGAGACGTTACATCAGGCTGAAGAAGCAAGAGCTCCCGAGgatggagacaaacaaactgTCACGGCAAATGGAGGGCAACAACACAAGCTTCCTGTGACAGCTATACCTCATATGAATGGAGGGGAGGTGGACAAAGAGATGGCCAGCCGCCTCGCTGAACGACTGTTCAAGTTGGATGGGATCCCACGTGTAGACGTGGTGAAGCACTTAGATAAAGA CAACGACTTCAGTCACGTTGTCGGAGAGGAGTACCTCAAATTCTTTGACTTCACCGGCCAAACGCTGGATCAGGCTCTGAG ATCTTTTCTGAAGGTTGTGGTGCTGATAGGAGAGAGTCAGGAAAGAGAGCGTGTGCTGCAGCATTTCGCCTGCCGCTTCCATCAGTGCAATCCTGactccttctcctccacag GAGCTGTGTTGGCTCTGACGTGTGCTTTGATGCTCCTCAACACTGACTTGCatggacag CACGTAGGAAAATCCATGTCCTCCTCCAAGTTTGTGTCCAACCTGGACgggatgaatgaatgtgaaaacTTCAGCAAGGATCTCCTGAAG AGTCTTTACAATTCCATTAAGAGTGAACCGCTGGAGTGGGCTGT TGATGAGGAGGAGCTCAAAAGCTCTGTGTTGCTGGAGGAAGACGCAGGAGACGAGGCACCGCTGCACTTAAAAGCCAACCCCTTCCAGGACGTTCCTCACGACAAAAAGGCCTCAGTGGTTAAAGAGGGATTCCTGCAGAGGAAGCTGCATGCTGACATCGACGGCAAACGCA CTCCGTGGGGTAAAAGAAGCTGGAAGACTTTCTATGGAGTTCTGAGGGGAATGGTTCTTTATTTACAGAAG AATGAGTACAGGAGAGAGCAGCAGACTTATGAGGAGGTGGTGAGCGTGCACCACTCTCTGGCCGAGCCGGCAGCCGGTTACACCAAAAAGCCGCACGTCTTCCGTTTGCAGACGGCTGACTGgcgggtttttctttttcaggccTC ATCCAAAGTGGAGATGAAGTCGTGGATCAACCGCTTCAACCTGGTTTCGGCTCTTCAGTCATCGCCTCCGTTCCCTGCTGCTGTCGGCTCACAGAGGAAGTTCTTCAGGCCCATTCTTCCTGCCTCGCTGTCGGCTCACACTCTG GAGCGACAGCTGCAGTCTCACACAGGAATGCTGGAGTCCTTTAAGGCGGACCTGTTGCACCTCCATGAAAACCCTCCAGAGGGCAGAAAAGCCAAAGCCAAGGAGTTGGAGGAGCATCGCATCCGATTTGAGTACCTGCAGTATGAG GTAAGTCGCTATGAGATCTACATCCAGGTACTGGAGGGCTGGAAGACGTTGGAGGAGACGGACAATAATGTGTTGAACAACGCAGAGCTGCTCCAGTTTGATAAAGCCATGTGTGTAGGCTCtgtagaggaggaagaggagggtgggCTGAAAAAGTCCTACTCCAGCCCGTCTCTGGAGGTGGAGCTTGCTCCTCCAACTGTGATCAAGGTCAGGCGCAATATCTCTGAAAGACGGACATATCGCAGGACACTCGTCCCtcgaataaagaataaagaaatctGA